In Phormidium yuhuli AB48, one genomic interval encodes:
- a CDS encoding peptidylprolyl isomerase, with protein MNNFDFLRIGDDVLSIQEVMTYLKDSGNFGQLVSTVLREYLVDKELQSRDFQVSDSEIEQFILDFRLQNNGVDRPAFERWLSEQNLSYESFREKAIKGIKFQKLREQVAGVKVDQFFEENHSLFDRLALSRIVVQEAGLAQKVSETLQQDSKQFNYLVAEYSISEDRHLDGRMGVFPREEMPPQLQAGFNEKSAGSIIGPIVVEDLHCFFRLDQLIEAKLDDSLRRTIEDKLFEEWLRSKMQGLNLQMLV; from the coding sequence ATGAATAACTTTGACTTTTTGCGTATTGGCGATGATGTTCTATCCATCCAAGAGGTGATGACTTACCTCAAGGATTCGGGTAACTTTGGACAGTTGGTCTCCACTGTGTTACGAGAGTACCTCGTAGATAAAGAACTTCAATCGCGTGACTTTCAGGTGTCAGACTCGGAAATCGAGCAGTTTATTCTTGATTTTCGCCTACAGAATAATGGTGTGGATCGTCCAGCCTTTGAGCGATGGCTCTCTGAACAAAATTTAAGTTATGAGAGTTTCCGTGAGAAGGCAATCAAGGGGATTAAGTTTCAAAAACTGCGCGAACAGGTTGCTGGCGTTAAAGTAGACCAGTTTTTTGAAGAGAACCACAGTCTTTTTGACCGTCTTGCTCTTTCCCGGATAGTCGTTCAGGAGGCTGGTCTTGCCCAGAAAGTGAGTGAAACGCTACAGCAAGACTCCAAACAGTTCAATTATTTGGTGGCCGAGTATTCAATCTCTGAAGACCGACATTTAGATGGCCGGATGGGTGTGTTTCCCCGAGAGGAAATGCCGCCACAACTGCAAGCAGGTTTTAACGAAAAATCTGCCGGAAGTATTATTGGCCCTATTGTTGTCGAGGATCTTCACTGCTTTTTCCGGTTGGATCAATTAATCGAAGCCAAGCTGGATGACAGCCTACGCCGAACGATTGAAGATAAGTTGTTTGAAGAGTGGCTCAGAAGTAAGATGCAAGGACTTAATCTTCAGATGTTGGTTTAG
- a CDS encoding THxN family PEP-CTERM protein has protein sequence MFHSFKPTKSLSLLCATAGLALLSTRPAQAVSFTVDNINGTWDNIQGTSTFNGTGTNQVRWGSPATTAGQSGFDFNSTSSLLSVSSGSNFVLGELTHFNLPVWSGTAASGVDLQFSMAIDGVFQAFDYSFTIDETPNIAGTCPEFQISDTPCDDKIDFTSAFSTTTFLKDGFNYSLELLGFSSTMDGLSPVSSFITEEHKASSAFLVARFVKDDSNDVSVPEPTSAAALLLIGLVATRIRRRQS, from the coding sequence ATGTTTCATTCCTTTAAACCGACCAAATCTCTCAGTCTCCTCTGTGCTACAGCAGGACTGGCTCTCCTATCCACTCGTCCCGCACAAGCCGTTTCCTTCACCGTTGATAATATCAACGGAACCTGGGACAACATCCAAGGAACCTCTACCTTCAATGGAACCGGAACAAATCAGGTTCGTTGGGGATCTCCAGCCACCACTGCTGGTCAAAGTGGTTTCGACTTCAACAGCACTTCGAGCCTATTATCTGTATCGAGTGGTAGTAACTTTGTTCTTGGGGAACTCACCCATTTCAATTTACCCGTCTGGTCAGGAACGGCTGCTTCAGGAGTAGATTTACAATTTTCAATGGCAATTGATGGAGTTTTTCAGGCTTTCGACTATAGTTTTACTATTGATGAAACTCCTAACATTGCTGGAACCTGTCCTGAGTTTCAAATTAGTGATACACCCTGTGATGACAAGATTGACTTTACCAGTGCCTTTAGCACCACAACCTTCTTGAAAGATGGTTTCAACTATAGTTTGGAATTGTTGGGATTTAGTAGCACAATGGATGGACTGTCTCCCGTGTCGTCGTTTATTACGGAAGAGCATAAAGCGTCTTCTGCCTTTTTAGTGGCACGGTTTGTCAAAGACGATAGTAATGATGTCTCGGTTCCTGAGCCAACTTCGGCAGCGGCTCTCCTGTTAATCGGTCTCGTGGCTACTCGGATTCGACGTCGACAATCCTAA
- a CDS encoding Uma2 family endonuclease produces the protein MRPDKVLQCSTMIAIPYSISPQDYLDLDRQNPIRHEYRQGLVYAMTGRSDTHSRITINLLSLLNLHLDETPCRLYNGDVKVNDQDDFYYYPDAFVTCDERDRQDRFIKRYPILIAEVLSASTEAFDRDLKFRDYQKLDSLQEYLLISQETQCVEVRLRLADNTWETTIYQTGDRIPLTSLDLEVAIARLYRGLD, from the coding sequence TTGCGCCCCGACAAGGTTCTACAATGTTCCACCATGATCGCCATTCCCTACTCCATCTCTCCCCAAGACTACCTCGACCTCGATCGCCAAAACCCCATCCGTCACGAATACCGCCAAGGACTCGTCTACGCCATGACTGGCCGTAGCGATACCCACTCGCGGATTACAATCAACCTCCTCAGTCTCCTCAACCTACATCTCGACGAAACGCCCTGTCGCCTTTATAACGGTGATGTCAAAGTCAACGACCAGGATGACTTTTATTACTACCCCGATGCTTTCGTCACCTGTGATGAACGAGATCGCCAAGACCGCTTCATCAAACGCTACCCCATCCTCATCGCTGAAGTCCTGTCAGCCAGTACCGAAGCCTTTGACCGCGACCTAAAATTCCGCGATTACCAAAAACTGGATAGCCTCCAAGAATATCTCCTCATCTCCCAAGAGACTCAGTGTGTCGAAGTCCGTCTCCGCCTGGCTGATAACACCTGGGAGACGACGATTTACCAAACGGGCGATCGCATCCCCCTGACTAGCCTCGACCTCGAAGTTGCGATCGCCCGACTCTATCGCGGCCTTGATTAA
- a CDS encoding Uma2 family endonuclease: protein MIAVPHYISPSDYLELEENSPHPHEYREGLVYAIAGGTDNHDRIALNLLSQINLHLGSSECRFYSGNVKVNYQDKFYYYPDAFVTCDERDRQDRHIKRHPKLIIEVLSKSTRDFDKGVKFNDYQQIEELEEYVLIEQEEQRVECRRRQSDNTWETVIYTLGDRVQLQSIDLELAIAQLYQGLD from the coding sequence ATGATTGCAGTCCCCCATTACATTAGCCCCTCCGACTATTTAGAACTCGAAGAAAATAGTCCACACCCCCACGAATATCGCGAAGGATTAGTCTATGCGATCGCAGGTGGCACGGATAACCATGATCGTATTGCCCTGAACTTACTCAGTCAAATCAACTTACACCTGGGTTCCTCGGAATGCCGCTTTTATTCAGGCAATGTCAAAGTCAATTACCAGGACAAATTTTACTACTACCCCGATGCCTTTGTCACCTGTGATGAACGAGACCGTCAAGATCGACATATCAAACGCCACCCCAAACTGATTATTGAAGTTCTTTCAAAAAGCACACGAGACTTTGACAAGGGTGTAAAATTTAACGACTACCAACAGATTGAGGAACTTGAAGAATATGTCTTGATTGAACAAGAAGAGCAACGGGTTGAATGCCGTCGTCGCCAGTCTGATAATACTTGGGAAACGGTTATCTATACCTTAGGCGATCGCGTCCAGTTGCAGAGTATTGATTTAGAACTCGCGATCGCCCAGCTTTATCAAGGCTTAGATTAA
- a CDS encoding Uma2 family endonuclease: protein MRPDNVLQCSTMIAIPHSISPQDYLDLDRQNPIRHEYRQGLVYAMTGGSDAHARISFNLLREIDDGLGNSPCRFYGSDVKVNDQDDFYYYPDAFVTCDERDRQDRFIKRYPILIAEVLSASTEAFDRDLKFRDYQKLDSLQEYLLISQETQCVEVRLRLADNTWETTIYQTGDRIPLPSLNLEVAIARLYRGLD, encoded by the coding sequence TTGCGCCCCGACAACGTTCTACAATGTTCCACCATGATCGCCATTCCTCATTCCATCTCTCCCCAAGACTACCTCGACCTCGATCGCCAAAACCCCATCCGTCACGAATACCGCCAAGGACTCGTCTACGCCATGACTGGCGGTAGCGACGCTCATGCGCGAATTTCCTTCAACCTCCTCCGAGAAATTGACGATGGTTTGGGTAACTCACCCTGTCGCTTCTACGGTAGCGATGTCAAAGTCAACGACCAGGATGACTTTTATTACTACCCGGATGCTTTCGTCACCTGTGATGAACGCGATCGTCAAGACCGCTTCATCAAACGCTACCCCATCCTCATCGCCGAAGTCCTGTCAGCCAGTACCGAAGCCTTCGATCGCGACCTAAAATTCCGCGATTACCAAAAACTGGATAGCCTCCAAGAATATCTCCTCATCTCCCAAGAGACTCAGTGCGTCGAAGTCCGTCTCCGCCTGGCTGATAACACCTGGGAGACGACGATTTACCAAACGGGCGATCGCATCCCCCTCCCCAGCCTTAACCTCGAAGTTGCGATCGCCAGACTCTATCGCGGTCTCGATTGA
- a CDS encoding M50 family metallopeptidase, translating to MVTSSRTNGPPQPEIAPDWICPDLRPYWQLAKVKQDTRVVLRCPQTGQRHVFSEWEGFALRYFQGHYTVENVQQRCQAEFSLVDSQLVCHLIRKLIHKGILACEQIPPGNGPRLKSCVQWIEHPDGYWILRNPEDGTYLQVSRRDQAAIAAQVGNGPPSPRPISPQKWQQLLQMLGSTGMLEGTERQKPPKGKFNPLQLLFFKIPLINPDRWLDRHINKLRWIWTKPVSLLLLAVLSASLVTGIAQSPAILQLGTQLWSQHRAAILIPFILLAMLVVSIHELGHAFTLKHYGGVVPEIGLLFMCLFPAAYTNTSDSYCLSRWKRVQVVAAGVLTQILIAAMALWLWILAVPRSSLYIGSYLLMLAALFTIALNLNPLAKFDGYHLAVAATGINNLRSRSFKFYQRLFQGKPRRETAADAKVLALYAPLSLFYICSVFGFLFLRLSHWTLTNIPAIALFVITIWAIYYFLLPENS from the coding sequence ATGGTCACCTCCAGCCGCACAAACGGTCCCCCCCAGCCCGAGATTGCCCCAGATTGGATTTGTCCCGATTTGCGGCCCTACTGGCAACTGGCGAAGGTTAAACAGGATACACGAGTAGTCCTGCGTTGTCCCCAAACCGGACAGCGTCATGTCTTCTCAGAATGGGAAGGCTTTGCACTGCGCTACTTTCAGGGACACTATACCGTTGAGAACGTTCAACAACGCTGTCAGGCGGAATTTTCCCTGGTGGATAGCCAACTGGTGTGCCACCTGATTCGTAAACTCATCCATAAAGGGATTCTCGCCTGCGAGCAAATCCCCCCAGGAAACGGTCCGCGCCTCAAATCCTGCGTGCAATGGATTGAGCACCCTGACGGCTATTGGATTCTACGCAACCCCGAAGACGGAACCTATTTGCAAGTCTCCCGCCGCGATCAAGCTGCGATCGCCGCACAAGTCGGAAACGGGCCTCCCAGTCCACGGCCCATCTCGCCGCAGAAATGGCAACAACTGCTGCAAATGCTCGGCAGTACGGGAATGCTAGAAGGAACGGAACGGCAAAAACCCCCCAAAGGGAAATTCAACCCCCTACAACTGCTCTTCTTCAAAATTCCGCTGATTAACCCCGATCGCTGGCTCGATCGCCATATCAACAAACTGCGCTGGATTTGGACTAAACCCGTTTCCCTTCTGCTACTGGCCGTCCTCAGCGCCTCCCTAGTGACCGGAATCGCCCAATCCCCCGCTATCCTACAACTGGGAACCCAACTTTGGAGCCAACATCGCGCCGCCATCCTCATTCCCTTCATCCTCCTAGCGATGCTGGTGGTGTCCATTCACGAACTCGGCCACGCCTTTACCCTCAAACATTATGGGGGTGTGGTTCCCGAAATCGGACTCCTGTTTATGTGCCTATTTCCCGCCGCGTACACCAACACCAGCGACTCCTACTGTCTCTCCCGCTGGAAACGGGTTCAAGTGGTGGCCGCCGGGGTCCTGACTCAGATCCTTATCGCCGCCATGGCCCTCTGGCTGTGGATTCTGGCGGTTCCCCGCAGTTCTCTCTATATCGGAAGCTATCTGCTGATGCTGGCGGCCCTGTTCACCATCGCGCTCAACCTCAATCCCCTGGCTAAATTCGATGGCTATCACCTCGCCGTCGCCGCCACAGGTATCAATAACCTGCGCAGCCGCTCCTTTAAGTTCTATCAACGTCTGTTTCAGGGCAAACCCAGACGAGAAACCGCCGCCGATGCCAAGGTTCTGGCTCTCTACGCTCCCTTGAGTTTGTTTTATATCTGTAGCGTCTTCGGCTTCTTGTTTCTGCGTCTGAGTCATTGGACGTTGACGAATATCCCGGCGATCGCCCTTTTTGTTATCACAATCTGGGCGATTTATTACTTTCTCCTTCCTGAAAACAGCTAA
- a CDS encoding response regulator transcription factor → MSDKLLLVDDEPGLREAVQAYLSQSGFTVEVATNGQEGWDKLQQDIPDLVITDIMMPEVDGYQLLKQMREDPRLKAIPVVFLTARGMTSDRIQGYQARCDAYISKPFDPDELVAVVENLLARRSNATEGLEDGETPDIATLARQIQEIKELLTHKSAIPQKSDPVQIDLTPREESVLELVAQGLMNKEIASRLETSVRNVEKYVSRLFSKTGTNSRTELVRYALENGLTD, encoded by the coding sequence ATGTCAGATAAACTTTTGTTGGTCGATGATGAACCCGGACTGCGGGAGGCGGTGCAAGCCTATCTCTCCCAAAGTGGCTTCACCGTGGAGGTGGCCACCAATGGCCAGGAGGGGTGGGACAAACTCCAGCAGGATATCCCCGATTTGGTCATTACGGATATCATGATGCCGGAGGTGGATGGCTACCAACTGCTCAAACAAATGCGGGAAGACCCTCGCCTCAAGGCAATTCCCGTGGTGTTTTTGACGGCCCGGGGGATGACGAGCGATCGCATCCAAGGCTATCAGGCCCGCTGTGATGCCTATATTTCCAAACCCTTCGACCCTGATGAACTGGTGGCGGTGGTGGAAAACCTGCTGGCCCGTCGTTCTAATGCAACGGAAGGCTTGGAGGACGGCGAAACTCCGGATATCGCCACCCTGGCCCGACAAATCCAAGAGATTAAGGAACTGCTCACCCACAAAAGTGCGATTCCCCAGAAAAGTGACCCGGTGCAGATTGACTTAACGCCTCGGGAGGAGAGTGTGTTGGAACTGGTGGCCCAAGGGTTGATGAATAAGGAAATCGCCAGTCGCCTGGAAACCAGTGTCCGCAATGTGGAGAAATATGTGAGTCGTCTCTTTAGTAAGACGGGAACGAACAGCCGCACGGAGTTGGTTCGCTATGCGTTAGAGAATGGTTTGACGGATTAG
- a CDS encoding type II toxin-antitoxin system HicA family toxin codes for MTFTFLRRHRRLLLYSFGRLGLISLTAFGVASIFNWTHHRNYWQGTLFSVQTVDFNLLSHSLPTRLSYLLIEGESAEIQRTLESHYGFFGLVMTDCPRETADCPEQRIIYGSPAESHRPPSPTLDDLAEAPFDVLRDPPPRFSEWSYPSPRDRHPVPTGQINPGDIIGRVYYLRGTPPQFRQDYWGWLRNPTHLEGLRFIYFVTTLFFLVGGTMTWVIIELILYVQRKQRQDLEADAQSLKQQRQQQLEKIPQLLEERESARSELNSYRQQQQQLTHNLQASIADYEQQLTVLQDQEQERQQTLDTLEHDLRAVIESQAEAQELIEERERKIAELKQHQQEQERKRQERTLVLGQLRYDLELTQQSASEAQAKIETLNQLIAELTRDRNLAQEQYQNLQAKLSQQLDNTTLKQALESSRKELQQTQQQAEQRELQLLQENLKLKKDIKEQIDHNETFEELAVEQSNFLSREKEELKAEIESLQNRVTLLEQENYNYNSYQIHLKDRIKQLEELEEAIQSIEEDESHESETIIHRIIFSEMPQVSGQDVIKSLKKMGFSYERTKGSHARLQKTDTRSCTVPIHSQPLRLGTLRNILINAGVTVEDLKQNL; via the coding sequence ATGACCTTCACGTTTCTGCGCCGCCATCGTCGTCTCCTCCTCTATAGCTTCGGTCGCCTGGGACTCATCTCCCTCACCGCCTTCGGTGTTGCCAGCATCTTCAATTGGACTCATCATCGTAACTATTGGCAAGGAACCCTTTTTTCGGTGCAGACGGTGGATTTCAATCTCCTCAGCCATAGCCTACCCACCCGACTCTCCTATCTGCTCATCGAGGGAGAATCCGCAGAAATTCAACGAACCCTGGAGAGTCACTATGGATTTTTTGGCCTAGTGATGACCGATTGTCCCCGAGAAACCGCCGACTGTCCTGAACAACGCATCATCTATGGGTCCCCAGCCGAGTCTCACCGCCCCCCCTCCCCAACCCTGGATGACCTCGCTGAGGCTCCCTTTGATGTCTTGCGCGATCCTCCCCCTCGCTTCAGCGAATGGTCTTACCCGAGTCCGCGCGATCGCCACCCCGTCCCCACGGGACAAATCAACCCCGGCGATATCATTGGTCGGGTCTATTATTTACGAGGAACCCCCCCACAATTCCGTCAAGACTACTGGGGTTGGCTGCGCAATCCCACTCACCTCGAAGGGTTAAGATTCATCTACTTTGTCACCACCCTATTTTTCTTAGTCGGTGGAACCATGACCTGGGTGATTATTGAGCTAATCTTATACGTCCAGCGCAAGCAACGCCAAGACCTGGAAGCCGATGCCCAATCTCTCAAACAGCAACGACAACAGCAACTGGAGAAAATCCCCCAACTCCTAGAAGAACGGGAAAGCGCCCGTTCAGAACTCAATAGCTATCGCCAACAACAACAGCAGTTAACTCACAACCTACAAGCCTCTATTGCTGACTACGAGCAGCAGTTAACAGTATTACAAGACCAAGAACAGGAGCGGCAACAGACCCTAGATACCCTAGAACATGACTTGAGAGCGGTCATTGAATCACAAGCTGAGGCTCAGGAACTGATTGAAGAACGAGAACGGAAAATTGCCGAACTCAAACAGCATCAACAGGAGCAAGAACGCAAACGTCAAGAACGGACTCTGGTTTTAGGACAGCTCCGTTATGACCTAGAATTGACCCAACAGAGCGCCTCGGAAGCGCAAGCGAAAATTGAAACCCTGAATCAGCTCATTGCAGAACTAACCCGCGATCGCAACCTCGCCCAAGAGCAATATCAAAACCTCCAAGCCAAACTTTCCCAACAGCTCGACAATACCACCCTCAAACAAGCCCTAGAATCTTCCCGCAAGGAATTACAACAAACTCAACAGCAAGCCGAACAGCGAGAACTACAACTTCTACAAGAAAATTTAAAACTCAAAAAAGATATTAAAGAACAGATTGACCACAACGAAACGTTTGAAGAACTGGCAGTCGAACAAAGCAACTTTTTAAGCCGAGAGAAAGAAGAGCTAAAAGCAGAAATTGAAAGCCTCCAAAATCGAGTCACCCTGCTTGAACAAGAAAATTATAACTATAATAGCTATCAAATTCACCTAAAAGATAGAATAAAACAGCTAGAAGAACTTGAAGAGGCTATCCAATCTATCGAGGAAGATGAAAGCCACGAAAGTGAAACTATTATTCATCGAATCATATTTTCAGAGATGCCCCAAGTTTCAGGTCAAGATGTCATAAAATCCCTAAAAAAGATGGGATTTAGTTATGAACGAACCAAAGGAAGTCACGCCCGCTTACAAAAGACCGATACCCGCTCCTGCACCGTTCCCATTCATTCCCAACCGCTGCGGTTGGGAACCCTAAGAAATATTCTTATTAACGCAGGCGTCACCGTCGAAGACCTCAAGCAGAACCTCTAA
- the eno gene encoding phosphopyruvate hydratase → MFVSDTTIEAIDAWEILDSRGRPTVEAEVRLANGAIGVAKVPSGASTGTFEAHELRDGDPKRYNGKGVLKAVENIIDKIAPELVDRVDGLNQLEVDGAMLYRDGSDNKANLGANAILAVSLANAHACAKALNIPLYRYLGGPLANLLPVPMMNVINGGEHAANNIDFQEYMIVPVGAPSFKEALRWGSEVFASLSKVLDEKGLLTGVGDEGGFAPNLESNTAAAELLVDAIQRAGYTPGEQVALALDVAASEFYRDGQYTYDGATRSPGELIDYLAGLVENYPIVSIEDGLHEEDWDNWKLLTERLGGRCQLVGDDLFVTNKTRLQTGIEQSAGNSILIKVNQIGSLSETLETIDLATRNGFRSVISHRSGETEDTTIADLSVATRAGQIKTGSLCRSERIAKYNRLLRIESELGDRAVYAGTIGMGPGASA, encoded by the coding sequence ATGTTTGTATCTGACACCACCATCGAAGCCATTGATGCTTGGGAAATCCTCGACTCCCGAGGACGGCCCACCGTAGAAGCCGAAGTTCGCCTCGCCAATGGTGCCATCGGTGTAGCCAAAGTCCCCAGTGGTGCATCGACGGGAACCTTTGAAGCCCATGAACTCCGTGACGGAGACCCCAAACGCTACAACGGCAAAGGCGTCCTCAAAGCCGTGGAAAACATCATCGACAAAATTGCCCCAGAACTTGTCGACCGAGTCGACGGCCTCAATCAACTCGAGGTCGATGGGGCCATGCTCTATCGTGATGGCTCCGACAACAAAGCTAACCTCGGCGCCAACGCCATTCTCGCCGTCTCCCTCGCCAACGCTCACGCCTGCGCCAAAGCCCTAAACATCCCCCTCTACCGCTACCTCGGCGGTCCCCTGGCCAACCTTCTCCCCGTTCCCATGATGAACGTCATCAACGGGGGAGAACACGCCGCCAACAACATCGACTTTCAGGAATACATGATTGTCCCCGTTGGCGCCCCCTCCTTTAAAGAAGCCCTGCGTTGGGGGTCGGAAGTCTTCGCCTCCCTCAGCAAAGTCCTCGACGAAAAAGGCCTGCTCACCGGCGTGGGCGATGAGGGTGGATTTGCTCCCAACCTGGAGTCTAACACCGCCGCCGCTGAACTGCTGGTGGATGCTATCCAACGAGCGGGCTATACCCCCGGCGAACAAGTGGCTCTGGCCCTAGATGTGGCCGCCAGTGAGTTCTATCGCGACGGTCAATATACCTATGATGGTGCTACTCGCTCCCCAGGGGAACTCATCGACTACCTGGCCGGCTTAGTGGAGAACTATCCCATCGTCTCCATTGAGGATGGACTCCATGAGGAGGATTGGGATAACTGGAAACTGCTCACCGAACGTCTGGGAGGACGTTGTCAGTTGGTGGGGGATGACCTGTTTGTCACCAACAAAACTCGTTTACAGACTGGGATTGAGCAATCAGCCGGAAACTCGATTCTGATTAAAGTCAACCAAATTGGCTCTCTCAGCGAAACCCTAGAAACCATCGACCTCGCCACCCGCAATGGTTTCCGCTCCGTCATTAGCCACCGTTCCGGGGAAACCGAAGACACCACCATCGCCGACTTGTCCGTGGCTACCCGAGCCGGACAAATCAAAACCGGGTCCCTTTGTCGTAGCGAACGGATTGCCAAATATAACCGCCTGCTGCGCATTGAAAGCGAACTGGGCGATCGCGCCGTCTATGCCGGAACCATCGGCATGGGCCCCGGTGCCAGCGCCTAA
- a CDS encoding CAAD domain-containing protein → MTSDTTPNGEQTTSPDQPAAAVESKGGELQISNSPANAGNKDQFDQVKTQVLSVLSDLFGIVGHFFSEYKKPLINVTLVMAALITLYLTLSVIDAVNDIPLLSPVFELVGIGYSGWFVFRFLLTADARKELQNKIANFVNRVTGS, encoded by the coding sequence ATGACTTCAGACACGACCCCCAACGGAGAACAAACTACATCCCCAGATCAGCCTGCCGCAGCAGTCGAGTCCAAGGGGGGAGAACTTCAGATCTCTAACTCGCCGGCTAATGCGGGCAATAAGGACCAGTTTGATCAAGTGAAAACCCAAGTCCTCTCGGTCTTGTCAGACCTGTTTGGGATTGTGGGACACTTTTTCTCGGAATATAAAAAGCCCCTAATCAATGTCACGTTGGTGATGGCGGCACTGATCACACTGTACTTGACCTTGTCGGTAATTGATGCAGTCAACGATATCCCCCTGCTCTCGCCGGTTTTTGAGCTGGTTGGGATTGGTTATTCCGGTTGGTTCGTCTTTCGCTTCTTGCTTACGGCTGATGCCCGTAAGGAGCTACAAAACAAGATTGCGAATTTTGTCAATCGGGTCACGGGTTCCTAG
- the mutL gene encoding DNA mismatch repair endonuclease MutL gives MPNIATLPAEVVHAIAAGEVIDSLAAVVRELAENALDAGASRIAISVDPQQWFVSVADNGCGMNRQDLQQAASPHSTSKIQDFNDLHQITSLGFRGEALHSLAQLAQLKIYSRQGDDPGWQAHYSRAGEIKTLTPTAIAPGTIVEVHHLFQHWPQRRDALPSAPQQLRAIQQVLQNLALCHPNVSWQIRKGNKPWFSLTPGPSPREILPQLLRGVTRDDVYYSRDSSLELLLGRPDRCHRGRADWLKFAVNGRVVTLPDLEHTLLSALSRSLPRNRYPLSFLHLRVPPEQLDWNRHPAKREIYLQNSDQWQTQLRETIDRALALGSLNQSGHSRVRQLLRVQDDSADYRLDPTPAESARPLMPLRAIGQANRTYIVAEHPDGLWLVEQHIAHERVIYEQLCQDWALQELDPPIILSGLSPQQLENLNQIGITVDPFGDGLWALRQAPVPLAQRDDCADALQELSQGNLQEAQVATACRSAIRNGTLLTLKEMQQLLDRWQQTRNPHTCPHGRPIYLPLDESSLGRYFRRSWVIGKSHGI, from the coding sequence ATGCCCAATATTGCCACCCTTCCCGCCGAGGTGGTTCATGCGATCGCCGCCGGAGAAGTCATCGACTCCCTAGCCGCCGTTGTCCGTGAACTCGCCGAAAACGCCCTCGACGCGGGAGCCAGTCGCATTGCCATTTCCGTCGATCCACAACAGTGGTTTGTCTCCGTCGCCGACAATGGCTGTGGCATGAATCGCCAGGACTTACAACAGGCCGCCTCTCCCCACAGCACCAGTAAAATTCAGGACTTTAACGACCTACACCAAATCACCAGCCTCGGCTTTCGTGGCGAAGCCCTCCATAGCCTAGCCCAACTGGCCCAACTCAAGATTTACAGTCGCCAAGGAGACGACCCCGGTTGGCAAGCTCACTACAGCCGCGCCGGAGAGATAAAAACCCTCACCCCCACCGCGATCGCCCCCGGAACCATCGTCGAAGTCCATCACCTCTTCCAGCATTGGCCCCAACGACGAGACGCCCTCCCCAGCGCCCCCCAACAACTGCGGGCCATCCAACAGGTCCTGCAAAACCTGGCCCTATGCCATCCCAACGTCTCCTGGCAAATCCGCAAAGGCAACAAACCCTGGTTTAGTCTCACCCCAGGTCCCAGTCCCCGGGAAATTCTGCCCCAACTGCTGCGGGGTGTCACTCGCGACGATGTCTATTACAGCCGCGACTCCTCCCTAGAACTGCTCCTGGGCCGGCCCGATCGCTGCCATCGGGGGCGAGCCGACTGGCTGAAATTCGCCGTCAATGGGCGCGTTGTCACCCTCCCCGACCTCGAACATACCCTTCTCAGCGCCCTCTCGCGATCGCTCCCCCGCAACCGCTACCCTCTCAGCTTCCTGCATCTGCGCGTCCCCCCCGAACAACTCGACTGGAACCGCCACCCCGCCAAACGAGAAATCTACCTCCAAAACAGCGACCAGTGGCAAACCCAACTCCGGGAAACCATCGATCGCGCCCTCGCCCTAGGGTCCCTCAACCAATCCGGTCATTCCCGAGTCCGTCAACTGCTGCGAGTTCAAGACGACTCAGCCGACTATCGCCTCGACCCCACCCCAGCCGAGAGCGCCCGTCCCTTGATGCCCCTACGGGCGATCGGTCAAGCCAACCGCACCTACATCGTCGCCGAACACCCCGACGGCCTCTGGCTTGTCGAACAACACATCGCCCATGAACGAGTCATTTACGAACAACTCTGCCAAGACTGGGCCCTACAAGAATTGGACCCCCCCATCATCCTCTCCGGCTTAAGTCCCCAGCAACTGGAGAACCTAAACCAAATCGGCATCACCGTTGACCCCTTCGGAGACGGACTCTGGGCCCTGCGCCAGGCCCCCGTTCCCCTAGCACAGCGGGACGACTGCGCCGACGCCCTCCAAGAACTCAGTCAAGGCAACCTACAAGAGGCCCAAGTCGCCACCGCCTGTCGTAGCGCCATTCGCAATGGAACCCTGCTCACCCTCAAAGAAATGCAGCAACTGCTCGATCGCTGGCAACAGACCCGTAACCCTCACACCTGCCCCCATGGCCGACCCATTTATCTCCCCCTCGACGAATCCTCCCTCGGGCGCTACTTCCGCCGCAGTTGGGTCATCGGCAAAAGTCATGGAATTTAA